A stretch of the Serratia marcescens genome encodes the following:
- a CDS encoding YniB family protein translates to MTYQQAGRIAILKRILGWVVFIPALLSTLISVLGFVYQHSEKTKGINAVMLDFVHVMVDMVRFNTPFLNLFWYNSPVPDVDKSLFSGANLMFIIIYILIFVGLALQASGARMSRQVKFIREGLEDQMILEQAKGSEGHTRQQLEARITLPHHTIFLQYFPLYILPIVIAVIAWFVIRLLGQLAGAA, encoded by the coding sequence ATGACGTATCAACAGGCCGGGCGTATCGCCATTTTGAAACGCATTCTGGGATGGGTAGTTTTTATTCCGGCGTTGCTGTCGACGCTGATTTCCGTGCTGGGCTTTGTCTATCAACACAGTGAAAAAACCAAGGGCATCAACGCGGTGATGCTGGATTTTGTCCATGTGATGGTGGACATGGTGCGTTTCAATACGCCGTTCCTGAATCTTTTCTGGTACAACTCGCCGGTGCCTGATGTGGATAAAAGCCTGTTCAGCGGCGCCAATCTGATGTTCATCATCATCTACATACTGATCTTCGTCGGGCTGGCGCTGCAGGCTTCCGGCGCGCGCATGTCGCGCCAGGTCAAGTTCATCCGCGAAGGGTTGGAAGACCAGATGATCCTGGAGCAGGCCAAGGGCAGCGAAGGACACACGCGCCAGCAGCTGGAGGCGCGCATCACGCTGCCACACCACACCATCTTCCTGCAGTATTTCCCGCTGTATATCCTGCCGATCGTGATTGCGGTGATCGCCTGGTTCGTGATCCGCCTGTTGGGGCAATTGGCCGGCGCGGCCTGA